In Thermococcus stetteri, one genomic interval encodes:
- a CDS encoding RsmB/NOP family class I SAM-dependent RNA methyltransferase, with protein MELFYLVSFQEVVADALSLVEERELSSKHALERVFRRVAGRDREKARGLAHAYVFEIEKWRAKIDFIINSVLKGSTVEELDPYLANLLRIGTFEIHFRKVSPAIATDSVVRVVKERFDFSRAKFVNALMHSIEKFNVEKALKRLKEKDRIEWLSVRFSHPRWYVEYVIDLFGYDEAVRLLLSNNRSQRYYVRANTLKTDIDSLRDYLEENGVRTALTPVPDVLKVLEYKTPVTRLDWYKEGKFVIQDLASAYVAHVLSPEPGERLLDLAAAPGSKTFHAAALMENKGEIVAVDYSYDRLTRMKEKAKILGVKNVRFVHADGQSFKDREKFDRIILDAPCSSSGTYRQFPEVKWRFNEEKIKRIISVQRNMLRNAYENLRDGGEMTYSTCSIRIDENEENVLFAINRVGLELLDHDFSWGDRGFLEIGDKVFRTWTHKHDCNSFFIAKMRKA; from the coding sequence ATGGAGCTGTTTTACCTCGTGAGCTTTCAGGAAGTGGTCGCCGATGCTCTAAGCCTGGTTGAGGAGCGCGAGCTCTCTTCAAAGCACGCTTTGGAGAGGGTCTTCAGGCGAGTGGCTGGAAGGGATCGCGAGAAGGCGCGCGGTTTGGCCCACGCCTACGTCTTCGAGATCGAGAAGTGGCGCGCGAAGATAGACTTCATAATCAACTCGGTTTTGAAGGGCTCAACCGTCGAGGAATTGGATCCTTACTTGGCCAACCTCCTCCGCATAGGAACGTTTGAAATCCACTTCCGGAAGGTTTCGCCTGCTATAGCGACAGACTCTGTCGTGAGGGTCGTCAAGGAGCGCTTTGACTTCTCGAGGGCCAAGTTCGTCAATGCCCTCATGCACTCCATCGAGAAGTTCAACGTCGAGAAGGCTTTGAAGAGGCTCAAAGAGAAGGACAGAATCGAGTGGCTCTCGGTCCGCTTCTCCCACCCTCGCTGGTATGTGGAGTACGTAATAGACCTCTTCGGCTACGATGAAGCGGTGAGGCTCCTCCTCAGCAACAACAGGTCGCAGAGGTATTACGTTAGGGCCAACACGCTAAAGACAGACATTGATTCCCTTCGCGACTACCTCGAGGAGAACGGCGTTAGGACTGCACTGACTCCAGTTCCAGACGTTTTGAAGGTTTTGGAGTATAAAACGCCAGTCACGAGACTTGACTGGTACAAAGAGGGCAAGTTCGTGATCCAGGATTTAGCTTCAGCCTACGTCGCCCACGTACTCTCCCCGGAGCCCGGCGAAAGGTTGCTCGATTTAGCAGCAGCTCCAGGCTCCAAGACCTTCCACGCGGCGGCATTGATGGAGAATAAGGGAGAGATTGTGGCCGTTGATTACTCCTACGACAGACTAACGAGGATGAAGGAGAAGGCTAAAATCTTGGGCGTTAAGAACGTCCGCTTCGTCCACGCCGATGGTCAGAGCTTTAAGGACAGGGAAAAGTTCGACAGGATAATCCTCGACGCTCCCTGTTCAAGCTCCGGAACCTACCGTCAGTTCCCGGAGGTGAAATGGCGATTCAACGAGGAGAAAATCAAGAGGATAATCAGCGTCCAGCGCAACATGTTGCGCAATGCATACGAGAACCTGCGCGACGGCGGCGAGATGACGTATTCAACCTGTTCCATAAGGATAGACGAGAATGAGGAAAACGTCCTCTTCGCGATAAACCGTGTTGGCCTTGAGCTTCTCGACCACGACTTCAGCTGGGGAGACAGGGGCTTTCTGGAAATAGGGGATAAGGTCTTCAGGACATGGACGCATAAGCACGACTGCAACAGCTTCTTCATAGCGAAGATGAGAAAGGCCTAA
- the purD gene encoding phosphoribosylamine--glycine ligase — translation MRVLLVGAGGREHAIAEALAEGAELYVIGKHRNPGISRIAKEYGLAKETDVEKVLEFALKWGVDMAFIGPEAPLEKGIVNVLEENGIPTVGPSKEAAMLETNKAFARWLMDKYKIPGRKLFRVFEDISEMKAWVDDFGKPVVVKPLGLTGGKGVKVVGYQLKDNEEAKAYAEELIKKDGKVLIEERTDGVEFTFQVFTDGKKVLLMPLAQDYPHAYEGDVGPITGGMGSYSCEDHLLPFITKKDYDKALEALKATIDAMRKEGTPYKGILYGQFMLAKDEPKIIEFNARFGDPEAMNVLPILKTSLVEIGEGIVDGNLKGAEFERKATVVKYIAPKGYPTNPVKGVRLQVDEDRIREEGAKVYYASLDENFTMLGSRALAVVGVADSLEEAERIASAGIKHVSGEIFYRRDVGTKESIAKRIELVRAMRGE, via the coding sequence ATGCGCGTCCTGCTCGTTGGTGCCGGTGGAAGGGAGCATGCAATAGCCGAGGCTCTAGCAGAGGGAGCAGAGCTTTATGTTATCGGCAAACACAGAAATCCTGGAATCTCGAGAATCGCAAAGGAGTACGGCCTTGCAAAGGAAACCGATGTTGAAAAGGTTCTGGAGTTTGCGCTCAAATGGGGCGTAGATATGGCCTTCATCGGGCCGGAGGCACCCCTCGAAAAGGGCATCGTGAACGTCCTCGAGGAGAACGGCATTCCAACGGTTGGCCCCTCAAAGGAAGCTGCCATGCTCGAGACAAACAAGGCATTCGCCAGGTGGTTGATGGATAAGTACAAGATTCCTGGAAGGAAGCTATTCAGGGTCTTCGAGGATATCTCGGAGATGAAGGCCTGGGTTGACGACTTTGGAAAGCCAGTGGTAGTTAAGCCCCTCGGTCTAACCGGTGGAAAGGGAGTCAAGGTCGTTGGATACCAACTGAAGGACAACGAGGAGGCAAAGGCTTACGCCGAGGAGCTGATCAAGAAGGACGGAAAAGTCCTCATCGAGGAGCGCACCGACGGCGTGGAGTTTACCTTCCAGGTCTTCACCGACGGAAAGAAAGTTCTCCTGATGCCCCTTGCCCAGGACTATCCACATGCTTACGAGGGCGACGTTGGCCCGATAACCGGCGGCATGGGTTCTTACTCATGCGAGGATCACCTCCTGCCGTTCATAACCAAGAAAGACTACGATAAGGCCCTTGAAGCGCTCAAAGCAACAATCGATGCCATGAGGAAGGAAGGAACACCCTACAAGGGCATTCTCTACGGCCAGTTCATGCTCGCCAAAGACGAGCCGAAGATAATAGAGTTCAACGCCCGCTTCGGTGATCCCGAGGCAATGAACGTCCTGCCGATCCTGAAGACTTCCCTTGTGGAGATTGGAGAGGGAATTGTTGACGGCAACCTGAAGGGAGCGGAGTTTGAGAGGAAGGCGACCGTTGTGAAGTACATAGCCCCGAAGGGCTATCCAACCAACCCCGTGAAGGGAGTCAGGCTCCAGGTTGATGAGGACAGAATCAGGGAGGAGGGGGCGAAGGTTTACTACGCCTCCCTTGATGAGAACTTCACAATGCTCGGCTCAAGGGCACTGGCCGTTGTTGGAGTTGCCGATTCTCTGGAAGAGGCCGAGCGGATAGCTTCCGCTGGAATAAAGCACGTGAGCGGTGAGATATTCTACAGGAGAGACGTGGGGACAAAGGAGAGCATAGCCAAGAGGATAGAGCTCGTGAGGGCCATGAGGGGTGAGTGA
- a CDS encoding DNA polymerase encodes MILDTDYITEDGKPVIRIFKKENGEFKIDYDRTFEPYFYALLKDDSAIEDVKKITAERRGTVVTVKCAEKVEKKFLGRPVEVWKLYFTHPQDVPAIRDKIRKHPAVIDIYEYDIPFAKRYLIDKGLIPMEGDEELKMLAFDIETLYHEGEEFAEGPILMISYADEEGARVITWKNVDLPYVDVVSTEREMIKRFLRVVKEKDPDILITYNGDNFDFAYLKKRCEKLGINFALGRDGSEPKIQRMGDRFAVEVKGRIHFDLYPVIRRTINLPTYNLEAVYEAIFGKPKEKVYAEEIAQAWESGEGLERVAQYSMEDAKVTYELGKEFFPMEAQLSRLIGQSLWDVSRSSTGNLVEWFLLRKAYERNELAPNKPDERELAKRRESYTGGYVKEPERGLWENIVYLDFRSLYPSIIITHNVSPDTLNREGCREYDIAPQVGHRFCKDFPGFIPSLLGDLLEERQKIKKRMKATIDPIEKKILDYRQRAIKILANSFYGYYGYAKARWYCRECAESVTAWGREYITMTIREIEKKYGFKVLYADTDGFFATIPGSDAETVKKKAMEFLKYINDKLPGALELEYEGFYRRGFFVTKKKYAVIDEEGKITTRGLEIVRRDWSEIAKETQARVLEALLKDGDVEKAVSIVKEVTEKLSKYEVPPEKLVIHEQITRDLRHYKATGPHVAVAKRLAARGVKIRPGTVISYIVLKGSGRIGDRAIPFDEFDPTKHKYDADYYIENQVLPAVERILKALGYRAEDLRYQKTRQVGLGAWLKPKGKG; translated from the coding sequence ATGATCCTCGACACAGACTACATAACCGAGGATGGAAAACCCGTTATCAGGATCTTCAAGAAGGAGAACGGCGAGTTCAAGATTGACTACGATAGGACTTTCGAACCATACTTCTACGCCCTTCTGAAGGACGACTCTGCTATTGAAGACGTTAAGAAGATAACCGCTGAGAGGCGCGGAACGGTTGTAACTGTAAAGTGCGCTGAGAAAGTGGAGAAGAAGTTCCTTGGAAGACCGGTTGAAGTGTGGAAGCTCTACTTTACCCACCCACAGGACGTCCCGGCAATCCGCGATAAAATACGGAAGCATCCAGCAGTTATTGATATCTACGAGTACGACATACCCTTCGCCAAGCGCTACCTAATCGACAAGGGCCTGATCCCGATGGAGGGTGACGAGGAGCTGAAGATGCTCGCCTTCGATATCGAAACGCTCTACCACGAGGGCGAGGAGTTCGCCGAAGGGCCCATTCTGATGATAAGCTACGCTGACGAGGAAGGGGCGAGGGTAATAACGTGGAAGAACGTAGACCTTCCATACGTTGACGTCGTCTCGACGGAAAGGGAGATGATAAAGCGCTTTCTCAGGGTCGTCAAGGAGAAAGACCCCGACATACTGATAACCTACAACGGCGACAACTTCGACTTCGCCTATCTGAAGAAGCGCTGTGAAAAGCTCGGAATAAACTTCGCGCTCGGAAGGGACGGAAGCGAGCCGAAGATCCAGAGAATGGGCGACCGCTTCGCCGTTGAGGTGAAGGGGCGGATACACTTTGACCTCTACCCTGTGATAAGAAGGACGATAAACCTGCCGACCTACAACCTTGAAGCCGTCTACGAGGCCATCTTTGGAAAGCCGAAGGAGAAGGTCTACGCCGAGGAGATAGCGCAGGCATGGGAGAGCGGCGAGGGGCTTGAAAGGGTAGCTCAGTACTCGATGGAGGACGCCAAAGTAACCTACGAGCTCGGAAAGGAGTTCTTCCCGATGGAAGCCCAGCTTTCCCGCTTGATCGGCCAGTCCCTCTGGGACGTCTCCCGCTCAAGCACGGGAAACCTCGTCGAGTGGTTCCTTCTTAGGAAGGCCTACGAGAGGAACGAGCTGGCCCCGAACAAGCCCGATGAAAGAGAACTTGCAAAGAGAAGGGAAAGCTACACCGGCGGATACGTCAAAGAGCCTGAGAGAGGGCTCTGGGAGAACATCGTCTATCTGGATTTCCGCTCGCTGTACCCATCGATAATAATCACCCACAACGTCTCTCCAGATACTCTCAACAGAGAAGGATGCAGGGAGTATGATATCGCTCCACAGGTGGGCCACAGGTTCTGCAAGGACTTCCCGGGCTTCATCCCTAGCCTGCTGGGAGACCTGCTTGAGGAGAGGCAGAAGATAAAGAAAAGGATGAAGGCCACGATTGACCCGATCGAGAAGAAAATTCTCGATTACAGGCAGAGGGCAATTAAGATCCTCGCAAACAGCTTCTACGGCTACTACGGCTATGCCAAAGCACGGTGGTACTGCAGGGAGTGCGCGGAGAGCGTCACCGCCTGGGGAAGGGAGTACATAACGATGACGATCAGAGAGATAGAGAAGAAGTACGGCTTTAAAGTGCTGTACGCAGACACTGACGGCTTCTTCGCGACGATACCAGGATCTGACGCCGAAACCGTCAAAAAGAAGGCAATGGAGTTCCTCAAATACATCAACGACAAACTTCCGGGTGCGCTCGAGCTCGAGTACGAGGGGTTCTACAGGCGCGGCTTCTTTGTGACGAAGAAAAAGTACGCGGTCATCGACGAGGAGGGCAAGATAACGACGCGCGGACTTGAGATAGTCAGACGCGATTGGAGCGAGATAGCAAAGGAGACGCAGGCGAGGGTTCTTGAAGCGTTGCTGAAGGACGGTGACGTTGAGAAGGCCGTCAGCATAGTCAAGGAAGTGACAGAGAAGCTGAGCAAGTACGAGGTTCCGCCGGAGAAGCTGGTGATCCACGAGCAGATAACGAGGGATCTGAGGCACTACAAAGCAACCGGCCCGCACGTTGCCGTGGCTAAGAGGCTGGCGGCGAGGGGAGTAAAGATAAGACCGGGAACTGTCATCAGCTACATCGTTCTCAAAGGCTCTGGAAGGATAGGTGACAGGGCGATACCGTTCGACGAGTTCGACCCGACGAAGCACAAGTACGACGCCGATTACTACATCGAGAACCAGGTTCTGCCGGCCGTTGAGAGAATCCTAAAGGCCCTTGGCTACCGGGCAGAAGATTTGCGCTACCAGAAGACGAGGCAGGTTGGTTTGGGTGCCTGGCTGAAGCCGAAGGGGAAGGGGTGA
- a CDS encoding MTH1187 family thiamine-binding protein: MVIVEFVIVPLGEKSLSRYVAEVVKLLEGKGVKYQLTPMATIIEVPTVEDAFKIISEAHELMFKLGAERVSTTVRIDDRRDKQYHMEDKVKSVMEKVRGG, encoded by the coding sequence ATGGTCATAGTAGAGTTTGTCATTGTCCCCCTGGGGGAGAAGAGCCTCAGTAGATACGTCGCTGAGGTAGTAAAGCTTTTAGAAGGAAAAGGCGTTAAATATCAACTGACTCCGATGGCAACTATCATTGAGGTTCCAACGGTGGAGGATGCCTTCAAAATAATCTCCGAGGCCCATGAGTTAATGTTTAAACTCGGAGCTGAAAGAGTATCAACGACGGTTAGGATTGACGACAGGCGTGATAAACAGTACCACATGGAGGATAAGGTAAAATCGGTCATGGAGAAGGTAAGGGGTGGTTGA
- the purE gene encoding 5-(carboxyamino)imidazole ribonucleotide mutase — translation MKVLVVMGSKSDSHIAEKVTSVLDEFGVPYDVEVASAHRNPKKVEELAKKDYDVFIAIAGLSAALPGVIAAHTTKPVIGVPVSAKLDGLDALLSIVQLPPGVPVATVGIDNGKNAALLAVEILALKDEGLRKKLEEYRERIRG, via the coding sequence ATGAAGGTTTTGGTCGTTATGGGGAGCAAGAGCGATTCCCACATAGCGGAGAAGGTTACCTCAGTGCTCGACGAGTTCGGTGTTCCCTACGATGTGGAAGTTGCTTCCGCCCACAGGAACCCGAAGAAGGTTGAGGAGCTGGCGAAGAAGGACTACGACGTTTTCATAGCCATAGCGGGCTTAAGCGCCGCCCTGCCTGGTGTCATAGCGGCCCACACAACGAAGCCGGTCATAGGCGTCCCAGTATCTGCCAAGCTCGATGGTCTTGATGCCCTTCTTAGCATCGTCCAGCTCCCTCCTGGAGTCCCGGTTGCAACTGTTGGCATAGACAACGGGAAGAACGCCGCTCTTCTTGCGGTCGAAATTCTGGCCCTTAAGGATGAAGGGCTGAGAAAGAAGCTCGAAGAGTACCGCGAGAGGATTAGGGGCTGA
- a CDS encoding TIGR00296 family protein: MYKIKDEWGEFLVRLARRAVEEYVRHRKVIEPPEDTPPELWEKMGVFVTLNRHNVPPQMALRGCIGFPLPIYPLVEATIKAAIYAAVDDPRFPPVRESELDDLTVEVSVLTPPEPIEGPPEERPKRIKVGRDGLLIEKGLYSGLLLPQVPIEWGWDEEEFLAQTCWKAGLPPDCWLDEDTKVYRFTAEIFEEEYPRGPVKRKPLV; the protein is encoded by the coding sequence ATGTATAAGATAAAGGACGAGTGGGGAGAGTTCCTAGTCAGGCTTGCGAGAAGGGCCGTTGAGGAATATGTGAGGCACAGGAAAGTCATAGAGCCGCCGGAGGATACACCGCCCGAGCTGTGGGAAAAGATGGGCGTCTTTGTTACGCTCAACAGGCACAACGTCCCACCCCAGATGGCGCTGAGAGGCTGTATAGGCTTTCCGCTCCCGATATACCCGCTCGTCGAGGCGACGATAAAGGCAGCGATCTACGCGGCAGTTGACGATCCGAGGTTCCCGCCGGTGAGGGAGAGCGAACTGGACGACCTGACGGTGGAGGTCAGCGTTCTAACCCCTCCGGAGCCCATCGAAGGCCCTCCGGAGGAGAGGCCGAAGAGGATCAAGGTTGGAAGGGACGGCTTGCTCATAGAGAAGGGCCTCTACTCAGGCCTGCTCCTGCCGCAGGTTCCCATCGAGTGGGGCTGGGACGAGGAGGAGTTTTTAGCTCAAACCTGCTGGAAGGCCGGCCTTCCGCCCGACTGCTGGCTCGACGAAGACACGAAAGTTTACCGCTTCACCGCGGAGATTTTCGAGGAGGAGTATCCAAGGGGGCCGGTGAAGAGAAAGCCGCTGGTATGA
- a CDS encoding formate--phosphoribosylaminoimidazolecarboxamide ligase family protein, protein MIEREQILEVLEGYGKDKIKIGVIGSHSALDIADGAKEEGFETVVVAQKGRHRTYAEYFKARKTKDGLTKGFIDEVIVLEKFGQITDIQEELVKRNVIFVPNRSFVVYTGIDRVENEFRVPLFGSRNLLRSEERSEEKSYYWLLEKAGLPYPEEVRPGEIDEVGLVIVKLPHAKKRLERGFFTAASYKEFREKAEKLIKLGVITEEDLAKARIERYIIGPVFNFDFFYSPLDEEIELLGIDWRFETSLDGHVRLPASQQLTLPEWQFEPEYTVTGHASSTLRESLLEKVFDMAEKYVEATKEYYPPGIIGPFTLQTAVDKDLNFYIYDVAPRTGGGTNIHMAMGHPYGNSLWRMPMSTGRRIALEIKRAIELDELEKVVT, encoded by the coding sequence ATGATCGAGAGGGAGCAAATTCTGGAGGTTCTAGAAGGATACGGGAAGGATAAGATAAAGATCGGAGTAATCGGGAGCCATTCCGCCTTGGACATAGCGGACGGAGCCAAGGAAGAGGGCTTTGAAACGGTGGTCGTTGCCCAGAAGGGAAGGCACAGAACCTACGCAGAGTACTTCAAGGCCAGAAAGACGAAGGACGGCCTTACGAAAGGCTTCATTGACGAGGTGATAGTCCTTGAGAAGTTCGGCCAGATAACCGACATCCAGGAGGAGCTGGTTAAGAGGAACGTGATATTCGTTCCCAACAGGTCGTTCGTCGTATACACGGGCATAGACAGGGTGGAGAACGAGTTTAGGGTTCCCCTCTTCGGGAGCAGGAACCTCTTGAGGAGCGAGGAGAGGAGCGAGGAGAAGAGCTACTACTGGCTCCTTGAGAAGGCCGGCCTTCCATATCCGGAGGAGGTTAGGCCGGGGGAAATCGACGAAGTCGGTCTGGTCATAGTCAAGCTCCCGCACGCCAAGAAGAGGCTTGAGAGGGGCTTCTTCACGGCGGCTAGCTATAAGGAGTTCAGGGAGAAGGCGGAGAAGCTGATTAAGCTCGGTGTCATCACCGAGGAGGACTTGGCGAAGGCCAGGATAGAGCGCTACATCATCGGTCCGGTCTTCAACTTCGACTTCTTCTACTCGCCTCTCGATGAGGAGATCGAGCTCCTCGGGATAGACTGGCGCTTTGAGACGAGTTTGGACGGCCACGTTAGGCTTCCAGCGAGCCAGCAACTCACCCTTCCAGAGTGGCAGTTCGAGCCTGAATACACAGTCACCGGCCACGCTTCCTCGACGCTCCGCGAGTCCCTCTTGGAGAAGGTCTTCGACATGGCCGAAAAGTACGTTGAGGCCACCAAGGAGTACTACCCGCCGGGGATAATCGGGCCCTTCACACTTCAGACGGCAGTGGACAAAGACCTCAACTTCTACATCTACGACGTTGCCCCGAGAACGGGAGGAGGAACAAACATCCACATGGCCATGGGGCACCCCTACGGCAACTCCCTCTGGAGGATGCCCATGAGCACCGGAAGAAGGATCGCTCTCGAAATCAAGAGGGCCATCGAGCTGGACGAGCTTGAGAAGGTCGTTACATGA
- a CDS encoding DUF373 family protein — translation MVDIRVLILAIDRDDDFGKKAGVKGPVIGRNACLDAAVKLSLADPEDSDANVLYAAIKLHDELKQKGEFEEVEVALITGHPKVGLKSDMELSKQLDEVLKVFPADGVIPVTDGAEDEQIFPIITSKVPIITLHRVVVKQSPGIETTWYIIVKYMKEILSDPEVAKVVFGIPGLIVLLYGLSKITGVWYPQSEKIVSTVISGTVLLIIGGLFFTRGFNLNIRRAFASFRHAVVEQFVVVLSFVAGFLIILSGAINAYLNLETYSLHLIGSYPGTSLLATLIYLNAISGAIALGVAVMIGGKVINSYLRRDYHIWYYISALLMTPTLWITLDLTTRYALSIFTISDIEVFKKLVLGLLDVSMAVVIGAYLRGKVRGWINNGERDSMRSVAKA, via the coding sequence GTGGTTGATATCCGAGTACTTATCCTAGCGATAGATCGTGATGACGACTTTGGGAAAAAAGCGGGCGTTAAAGGGCCCGTAATTGGGAGAAATGCCTGCCTAGATGCCGCTGTAAAGCTGAGCCTAGCCGATCCGGAGGACAGCGACGCGAACGTTCTTTATGCGGCCATAAAGCTCCACGATGAACTCAAGCAAAAAGGGGAGTTCGAGGAGGTTGAAGTCGCTCTGATAACTGGTCACCCTAAGGTTGGGTTAAAGAGCGATATGGAGCTTTCAAAGCAGTTGGATGAAGTCTTGAAGGTTTTTCCCGCGGACGGTGTGATTCCAGTAACAGATGGTGCTGAGGATGAGCAGATTTTTCCAATAATAACATCAAAAGTCCCAATCATAACCTTACATAGGGTCGTCGTTAAGCAAAGTCCCGGTATTGAGACAACGTGGTATATCATAGTAAAGTATATGAAAGAGATACTAAGTGACCCAGAGGTCGCTAAAGTTGTATTTGGGATCCCTGGCCTCATCGTCTTGCTCTACGGTCTATCGAAGATCACTGGCGTGTGGTACCCCCAGAGCGAGAAGATAGTTTCGACTGTAATCTCGGGTACTGTTCTTCTGATAATAGGTGGTCTCTTCTTCACCAGGGGCTTCAACTTGAATATTAGAAGGGCCTTTGCCTCCTTTAGGCATGCAGTTGTTGAGCAGTTCGTCGTTGTACTGTCCTTTGTGGCAGGGTTCCTTATAATCCTCAGCGGTGCGATAAATGCATACCTGAACTTGGAAACCTACTCCCTCCATTTGATAGGCAGTTATCCGGGAACGTCTCTCCTTGCGACCCTCATATACCTAAACGCGATCTCCGGAGCGATAGCTCTAGGGGTAGCTGTGATGATAGGCGGAAAAGTTATCAACTCATACCTCAGGCGCGATTATCACATCTGGTACTACATCTCGGCACTTTTAATGACGCCAACCCTCTGGATAACCCTTGACCTTACCACCAGATACGCCCTGTCAATCTTCACGATCTCTGATATCGAGGTTTTCAAAAAACTCGTGCTGGGCCTCTTGGACGTCAGTATGGCGGTTGTTATCGGTGCTTATTTGAGGGGCAAAGTACGTGGATGGATCAACAACGGGGAGAGGGACTCTATGAGGAGTGTTGCAAAGGCATAG
- the purT gene encoding phosphoribosylglycinamide formyltransferase 2, whose product MIRPRDELGTATTDSAQKILLLGSGELGKEIAIEAQRLGVEVIAVDRYANAPAMQVAHRSYVGDMRNADFLFSVVEREKPDAIIPEIEAINLDALFELEKDGYFVVPNAKATWIAMHRERTRETLAKEAKVPTSRYAYATTLDELYDVCEEIGYPCHTKAIMSSSGKGSYFVKGPEDIPKAWEEAKKKARGSAEKLIVEEHIDFDVEITELAVRHYDENGEIVTTFPKPVGHYQIDGDYHSSWQPAEISEKAEREVYRIAKRITDVLGGLGLFGVEMFVKGDKVWANEVSPRPHDTGMVTLASHPTGFSEFGLHLRAVLGLPIPGEWVDGYRLFSLLTPAATHVIKANVAGYSPRFRGLAKALGVPNTTVRFFGKPEAYPGRRLGVAIAWDRDVGEAKRKAEMVAHSIELRTRSADWHSQDYEKRKHLL is encoded by the coding sequence ATGATAAGGCCCCGTGATGAACTCGGAACGGCCACTACCGATTCGGCCCAGAAGATCCTCCTCTTAGGTAGCGGAGAGCTCGGAAAGGAGATAGCCATTGAGGCCCAGAGGCTCGGTGTTGAGGTCATTGCCGTTGACCGCTACGCCAACGCCCCCGCCATGCAGGTCGCCCACCGCTCCTACGTTGGCGACATGAGGAACGCTGATTTTCTCTTTTCCGTCGTCGAGAGGGAGAAGCCGGACGCGATAATTCCAGAGATAGAGGCGATAAACCTGGATGCCCTCTTCGAGCTTGAGAAGGACGGCTACTTCGTCGTCCCGAACGCCAAAGCCACGTGGATAGCGATGCACCGCGAGAGGACGAGGGAGACCCTGGCAAAGGAAGCCAAGGTTCCGACTTCGCGCTACGCCTACGCAACAACCCTCGACGAGCTCTACGACGTCTGCGAGGAGATAGGCTATCCCTGCCATACGAAGGCCATAATGAGCTCCTCTGGAAAGGGCTCCTACTTCGTCAAAGGCCCTGAAGACATCCCCAAGGCCTGGGAAGAGGCCAAGAAGAAGGCCCGCGGGAGCGCCGAGAAGCTGATCGTTGAGGAGCACATAGACTTCGACGTGGAGATCACGGAGCTAGCTGTGAGACACTACGACGAGAACGGCGAGATAGTCACCACCTTCCCCAAGCCTGTCGGCCACTACCAGATCGACGGCGACTACCACTCGAGCTGGCAACCGGCAGAGATAAGCGAGAAGGCCGAGAGGGAAGTTTACAGGATAGCTAAGCGCATAACCGACGTACTTGGCGGCCTCGGCCTCTTCGGAGTTGAGATGTTCGTAAAGGGGGACAAGGTGTGGGCCAACGAGGTCTCGCCAAGGCCCCACGACACCGGCATGGTGACCTTAGCGTCCCATCCAACGGGCTTTTCGGAGTTCGGGCTTCACCTGAGGGCTGTTCTTGGGCTTCCAATACCTGGCGAGTGGGTAGATGGGTACAGACTCTTCTCACTCTTAACGCCAGCGGCAACCCACGTCATCAAGGCCAACGTTGCCGGCTACTCGCCGCGCTTCAGGGGGCTGGCGAAGGCCCTAGGCGTTCCCAACACAACCGTGAGGTTCTTCGGCAAGCCCGAAGCCTATCCCGGAAGGAGGCTCGGCGTTGCGATAGCCTGGGACAGGGACGTTGGTGAGGCCAAGAGGAAGGCCGAGATGGTGGCCCACTCAATAGAGCTGAGGACGAGGTCCGCTGACTGGCACTCCCAAGACTACGAGAAGAGGAAGCACCTGCTTTGA